The sequence below is a genomic window from Rhodococcus sp. 4CII.
GAACCGATGCTGGGCCGCGGAGTCCGGTTGGGGCTCTTGGCCGTCGACGAACTGGCTGTCGACAACCGGCTGCTGCTGCAGGCGTTGCGGCGCTGCGCCGTGGACGCGGGAGCGGAGCTGATCGGTGAGGCCGTGCAGAGCATCGACCGGCTCGAGACGGACCAGATCGTGGTCACCGCCGGCATCGCGTCGCCGGCCCTGTGGCCGGGACTTCCGGTCCGGCCGGTGAAGGGTGAGATTTTGCGGTTGCGTGCCCGTCCCGGGGTGACCCCTGCGCCGGGACGCACCATCCGTGGCAGCGTCCACGGCCGGCCCGCGTATCTGGTGCCGCGCGCCGACGGCATCGTCGTCGGAGCCACCCAGTACGAATCGGGCAACGACACGCAGGTCACGGTGGCGGGTGTCCGCGACCTGATCGCGGACGCCGAGGCGCTGATGCCGGCGATCGGCGAGTACGAACTGCGCGAGGCCTCGGCGGGTCTGCGCCCGATGACCCCGGACAATTTGCCTCTGATCGGCCGGGTGTCCGATCGTGTGGTGGTGGCGACGGGGCACGGCCGCAACGGCATCCTGCTCACTCCGGTGACCGCCGACGCGACGGTGGCACTGTTGGAGGGCTCGGCACTGGTCGAGGCGAAAGCCGCCGACCCCGAACGTTTCGAAAAGGTAGCGAGGTAAGAGATGAGTGAGCAGCAAGTAGTGGTGCCGATCGGCATCAGCGTCAACGGTGAGGACCACGAGTTCACGGAACCACTGACCGTCGCCGGGCTGCTGGAGGCGCTGAACCTGCCGTCCAAAGGCATCGCAGTGGCGGTGAACGGCGCGGTGTTCCCGCGCGCCCGGTGGGACGAACTGGTGGTCCGGGGCTGGGAGATCGAGATCCTCACGGCGGTGCAGGGTGGCTGACGCGACTGTCGGCCTGCAGAAGGGCCTCACCATCGCGGGACGGACGTTCGGTTCCCGATTGATCATGGGCACCGGCGGCGCCGCCAACCTCACCGTGCTCGAGGAGGCCCTCGTGGCGTCCGGCACCGAGCTGACCACGGTCGCGATGCGCCGCGTGGACGCCGTGGGCGGCACCGGCGTGCTGGACCTGCTGCGCAGGCTCGACATCGCGCCGCTGCCCAATACCGCGGGGTGCCGCGGTGCGGCCGAGGCTGTGCTGACGGCGCAACTCGCCCGCGAGGCGCTCGAGACCGACTGGGTGAAGCTCGAGGTCATCGCCGACGAACGCACCCTGATGCCCGACGCCATCGAGTTGGTCAGCGCGGCAGAACAACTGGTGGACGACGGGTTCGTCGTCCTGCCGTACACCACCGACGATCCGGTGCTGGCCCGCAGGCTCGAGGATGTCGGGTGTGTCGCCGTGATGCCGCTGGGCTCGCCGATCGGCACCGGGCTCGGTATCGCGAATCCGCACAACATCCAGATGATCGTGGAGGGTGCCGGGGTGCCCGTCGTCCTCGACGCCGGCATCGGAACTGCCAGCGACGCGACCCTCGCGATGGAACTCGGCTGCGACGCGGTGCTGCTGGCGACGGCCGTGACCAGGGCGAAGGATCCGGCGCTCATGGCGTCGGCGATGCGCGAAGCCGTGGTGGCCGGGTACGAGGCACGGCACGCCGGCCGCATTCCCAAGCGATTCTGGGCGCAGGCGTCGTCGTAGTCCTCGGGGTTCCATCGGGGTCCCGCTCAGGGTCCGACCGGTACCAGGGGACGAGTCGGGAGTAGACCTGCGGCCGATGCGCGCCGGCCGCAGGTTCCGGCATCCTTCTCATCATGATTGAAGTGAGGGGACTGACAAAGACCTTCGGTGCGACGAAGGCGGTGGACAACCTGACGTTCACCGTGAAGCCGGGTATGGTCACCGGCTTCCTCGGCCCGAACGGTGCAGGCAAATCGACGACCATGCGCATGATCCTCGGGCTGGACCGTCCCACGGCGGGCAGCGCGCTGATCGATGGCAAACCGTACAGCGACCTGGTGCAGCCGCTGCGGACGGTGGGGGCTCTGCTCGACGCGAAGTGGGTGCACCCCAACCGGTCCGCCCGCGCCCATCTGCAGTGGATGGCCGCGTCCAACTCGCTGCCCAAGAGCCGGGTCGACGAGGTACTGCACCTCGTCGGGCTGACCGAGGTGGCGGGCAAGAAGGCCGGCGGGTTCTCGCTCGGCATGTCCCAGCGACTGGGCCTGGCCGCCACGCTGCTCGGCGACCCGAAGGTGCTGCTGTTCGACGAGCCGGTCAACGGACTCGACCCCGAAGGCATCGTCTGGATCCGCAAGTTCATGCAGCGCCTCGCCGCGGAGGGCCGCACCGTGCTGGTGTCGAGCCACCTGCTGTCCGAGATGGCGCTCACCGCAGAACATCTGGTGGTCATCGGGCGCGGTCGCCTGATCGCCGACACCACCGTCTCCGAGTTCGTCAGCAAGTCCTCGGAATCGACGGTGCGCGTGCGCAGCCCGCAGTTGGACGCATTGCGCAGTGCGCTCACGTCCACGGGTCTCACCGTCCGCGAGGACGGATCCGACGGACAGCAGGCGCTCGTCGTGGTGGATTCGAGTACGGACGCCGTCGGCGCGATCGCCGGTGCGCAGGGCATCGTCCTGCACGAGTTGGCATCTCAGCGCGGATCGCTCGAGGACGCCTTCATGAAGTTGACCGGAGACGACGTGCAGTACCACGCAGAGGGCGTCGAAGATGTGATGAGGGGTGCACTGTAATGGCTGTTCTCAATGCCGAACGGATCAAGATCACGTCGACGAGGTCGCCGTGGTGGTGCACCGTCATCATCATCGTGCTGGGTCTCGGTCTCGCGGCGGTCATCGGGCTGAGCGCGAAGGCCAGCATCAACTCCTTCAACAACCAGATCGCGGACGGTAAGAAACCGGACTTCGACCCGTTCCTGCCGCAGATGGCCGACGCCGTCGGCGGTGTGTCCGGGTTCGGCGTGCTGGTCCTGATGATCCTCGCCGCACTGGCTGTGACCAGCGAATACCGCTTCGGGGTCATCCGCACCACGTTCCAGGCCATCCCGAACCGGGCGTCCGTCCTGATCGCGAAGGCCGGTCTGATCGGCGCGTTCGGTGCCGTGCTGACGTTCGTTCTCACCTTCGGCGCGTACGCCATCGCGAAGGCGACCGCGGGCGACGAGGCGGGAGCCGCCCTCACCCTGTCGGGTGACGACGCGTGGCGGTCGATCTACGGCGTCCCGATCTACGCGTTCCTGTGCGTGGTGCTGGCCGTCGGTGTCGGTACGCTGCTGCGCCAGTCGGCGGGCGCGATCGCCCTGCTGCTGCTGTGGCCGCTGCTGATCGAGAGCTTGTTCAATCTGTTCGGCTCGTTCGGCACGAAGGTCATGCCGTTCCTGCCCTTCCTCAACGCCAACAACTTCCTTGGGGCGCAGCAGGGAGTCGATTTCTATTGGGGTCCGTGGGGCAGCCTGGTGTACTTCGCGGTGTTCGTCTTCGTGATCTTCGGGGCCGGTCTGGTGGTCGTGAACAAGCGCGACGCCTGACACCCGATACAGTACTTTCGCCCTGCTCCTCCGCCAGGTGATCGTCGGGAGGCCTGGCTGAGGTGACGGCGGGGCGGGAGCTTGTGGGCCGGTGCGAAATCCATTCGCGCCGGCCCACAGGTGCTTCTACGTTAGGCTCCCGACATGCGACTACGGGGCGTCTTCACAGTCGGAGTGGCCGGTGCGCTGGTGCTGGCCGGGTGCTCGTCGACGAGTGAACCCGATGCGCCGCCGCTCGACGCGGACGCTCTCGCTGCCTCGGTCACCGAGTCCGGAGTGGTGGCGCATCTGCAGCAACTGCAGACGATCGCCGACGACAACAACGGCAACCGCGCGGCCGGGACCGCCGGGTACGACGCGAGCGTCGACTACGTCGCACAGGTTCTGGAAGACAAGGGTTTCGACGTCCAGACCCCGGAGTTCGAGTTCCACAGGTTCGACGTCGGGGCGGAGGCACTGAGGTCCAGCGGTGGCGACTTCGAGGTGCGGGCGCTGTCGTATTCGCCGTCCACCGGTCCGCAGGGAATCACCGCCCGGCTTGTGCCCGCCCCGAAGGACGAGAGCCCGGGATGCGAGGTCACCGATTACGACGGTCTCGACGTGACCGGGGCGATCGTCCTCGTGAACCGGGGGGTGTGCCCGTTCGCGGCCAAGCAGCAGATCGCCGCCGAGCGCGGCGCCGCGGGCGTGATCGTCGTCAACAACGCGGACGGACCGATGAGCGGCGGCACCCTCGGCAACCCCGACGCGGGCAAGGTTCCCACCGGCGGGGTGAGCAAGGCGGACGGCGCCGCACTCGAGCAGGCCGGCGGTGACGTCACCCTCACCCTCGACACCACCACCGAATCGAGCACGGCCCGCAACGTCATCGCCCAGACCAAGACCGGCTCGACCGACGACGTCGTGATGGTCGGCGCGCACCTCGACAGCGTCCCGGAAGGCCCCGGTATCAACGACAACGGCACCGGCGTCGCCTCGATCCTCGAAACGGCCGGGCAACTCGGCGGATCGCCCGACGTCGACAACGCGGTGCGCTTCGCGTTCTGGGGCGCCGAGGAATTGGGTCTGCTCGGGTCGGAGGCGTACGTGAACGGCCTCAGCGACGAGCAGCGGAACGACATCGCGCTGTACCTGAACTTCGACATGCTCGGCTCCGAGAACGCCGGCTACCTGGCCTACGACGGCGACAACTCCGACAACGTCGGCGAGGGGCCCGGACCCGAGGGCTCCGCGGGCATCGAGCGCACGTTCGTCGAGTACCTCCAGCGCAACGGTGTCGCCGCGGACGGCACGGACTTCGACGGCCGGTCCGACTACGGGCCGTTCATCGAGCACCAGATCCCGTCGGGGGGCGTGTTCAGCGGCGCCGACGAGACGAAGACACCCGAGCAGGCGCAGAAGTGGGGCGGCACCCCGGGGGTGACGTACGACGAGAACTATCACAGCGCGACCGATACCCTCGAGAACGTGAACCGGGCCGCGCTCGCCAAGAATGCCGCCGCGGTCGCGTATGCCGTCGGGGTCTACGCGGAGTCGCTCGCCGGCCCGAACGGCGTCCCCGCCGGCGCGGACCGGGAGAAGGCGCGGGCCGCGGAGTGATATCCGATTCGTCACGGTTGATGCATGTGACGCTGGGTTACTCTTACTGTCGTGAGTGACGACCCGGCCGACGAGAATGCTGCCGAGTTCGACGCTGCGCCCACACCGAAACGCGGCGACAAGATTCTGGGCTGGGTGGGGTCGGTGAACCGGCAACCGCAGCTGATCGAGGGGCTGCGGAAGGTCCGTCGGGCGATGCCCGGCGATCCCGCGTTCGGTGACCCCCTGTCGACGGCGGGACCCGGCAGCGCACGCGCCATCGCGCGCGTCGCGGACCGCTTCCTCGACCACCAGCCCGGCGCGTCCCGCGAGATGAGTCTGGGCGCGCTGCAGGTGTGGCAGGCCCTGCTCGAACGCACCGGCCGCGGTCGTGGAACGCGCGAGGTGACCATCGTGTTCACCGACCTGGTCGGGTTCTCTACCTGGTCGCTGCCGGCCGGCGACAGCGCCACCCTCGCCCTGCTGCGCGGCGTCGCCCGGGCCGTCGAGACGCCGATCGTCGATCGGGGCGGGCATGTGGTGAAACGACTGGGGGACGGCGTGATGGCCGTCTTCTCCAGTCCGGACCGCGCGATCGACGCCGTCTTCGCGGCGCAGGAGGCGCTCGCCGGGGTGGAGGTGGACGGCTACCACCCCCGCATGCGCGTCGGTATCCACACCGGTGTGCCCCGGCAGATCGGCGGCGACTGGCTGGGGGTGGACGTGACGATCGCGGCCCGTATGATGGAACTGGGCGGCGACGGCAACGTGATGGCGTCGTCCGCCACGCTGTCGAGTCTGCAGCCGGGCACCCTCGAGGAACTCGGTGTCGGCGTCAAACCCTGGCGCCGCGCGTTCTTCGCCCCCGCACCCAGTGGGGTGCCATCCGACCTCGGGATCTGGCGGCTGCGGCTCCGCCGCCCGTGAGTACTTCTCAACCGCCGGACGTTAACAATTACTCACGAGCGACGAAGTCGCCACAGGGGGGAGACGGGGCCGTGACCGGCGCCCAGGTCGTAGGACGCCTCCAGGCACTTGGTGACCCACTCCTTGCCGAACGCCACCGCATCGGGCACCGACCATCCGTGGGCGAGTGCGCTCGCGATGGCGGCGGCGAGGGTGTCGCCGCCGCCGTGGTCGTTGCCCGTGTCGATGCGGGGACTGCTGAACTCGAGAAAGGTATCGCCGTCGAACAGTAGATCGGTGCTCGACGCCGATGTCCGGAGATGCCCGCCCTTCACGATCGACCACTGCGCCCCCAGTGCATGCAGCGCCTCCGCTGCCCGCCGCGCCGTCGCGTCGTCCACGACGTCGATGCCGGTGATCAACCGGATCTCGTCGAGGTTCGGCGTCACGACCGTGGCGATCGGGATCAGCGTGTTCCGCACGGCGTCCAGTGCCTCGGCGTGCAGGAGCGGATCTCCGTGCATAGACGCGCACACCGGGTCGACGACCAGCGGGACCGGTTGGTCGCGCCCGATCCCGACCTCGGTGCACACGGCGGCGACGGCCTCGATGATCGCCGTCGACGCCAGCATGCCCGTCTTCGCTGCCCCGACCCCGATGTCGTCGACGACGCACCGCACCTGCGCGGCCACCGTCTCCGGCGGAATCTCGTGGAAACCGCTGACGCCCACCGAGTTCTGCACCGTCACCGCAGCGACCGCGACGCACGCGTGGACGCCGCACAGGGCCATCGTCCGCGAGTCCGCCTGGATTCCGGCGCCACCACCGGAATCGGTGCCGGCGATGGTGAGGACGCGGACGGGGGTCTGGCCGTCGGGGGTCAGGGGCAGCAGCTTCACGACAGGGACCTTACCGATTCTCGGAGGTGACGGATTCGACGGGCAGATACACGCGTCCACCTGCGTCGACGAACTCGCTCGACTTCTCGGCCATGCCCGCCTCGATGGCCTCGATCGTATCGAGCCCGTGTTGCTGCGCGTACTCGCGCACATCGGCGGAGATCCGCATCGAGCAGAATTTCGGACCGCACATCGAACAGAAATGCGCGCTCTTCGCCGGCTCCGCGGGCAGGGTTTCGTCGTGGAACTCGCGCGCGGTGTCCGGATCGAGGGACAGCGCGAACTGGTCGTGCCAGCGGAACTCGAACCGGGCCTTGGACAGCGCGTCGTCCCGCTCCTGGGCGCGCGGATGCTGCTTCGCCAGGTCCGCGGCGTGGGCCGCGATCTTGTACGTGATGACGCCGATCTTGACGTCGTCGCGGTTCGGCAGTCCCAGGTGCTCCTTCGGGGTGACGTAACAGAGCATTGCGGTGCCGGCCTGCGCGATCATCGCCGCGCCGATCGCGGACGTGATGTGGTCGTACGCCGGCGCGATGTCGGTGGCGAGCGGTCCGAGCGTGTAGAACGGCGCCTCCTCGCACAGTTCTTCCTCGAGCCGCACGTTCTCGACGATCTTGTGCATCGGCACGTGTCCGGGTCCTTCGATCATCACCTGCACGCCATGTGATTTCGCGATCTTCGTCAGTTCGCCGAGAGTGCGGAGTTCGGCGAACTGAGCGTCGTCGTTGGCGTCGGCGATGGAACCGGGGCGCAGTCCGTCGCCGAGGGAGAACGTGACGTCGTAGCGGTGCAGGATCTCACACAATTCGTCGAAATGGGTGTACAGGAACGATTCCCGATGATGGGCCAGGCACCAGGCCGCCATGATCGAGCCACCGCGCGAGACGATGCCGGTCACGCGTTTCGCGGTGAGCGGGATGTAGCGGAGCAGGACTCCGGCGTGGACCGTCATGTAGTCGACACCCTGCTCGCACTGCTCGATCACGGTGTCGCGGTACATCTCCCACGTGAGCGCGGTGGGGTCTCCGTTCACCTTCTCGAGCGCCTGATAGATCGGCACCGTGCCGACCGGCACGGGCGAGTTGCGCAGGATCCACTCCCGGGTCTCGTGAATGTTCTTGCCGGTGGACAGGTCCATGATCGTGTCGGCGCCCCACCGGGTCGCCCACACCATCTTCTCGACCTCCTCCGCGATCGACGACGTCACCGCGCTGTTGCCGATGTTCGCGTTGATCTTGACCGCGAAGGCCTTCCCGATGACCATCGGCTCGAGTTCGGGGTGCCTGCGGTTGGCCGGGATCACGGCCCTACCCGCGGCCACCTCGGCGCGCACCGTCTCCGGTGAAACACCCTCGCGTGCAGCGCAATACCGCATTTCCGGGGTGACGGTGCCGGCTCGGGCCGCGTCGACCTGAGTGCCCTCCCGGTCGGCGATCCACGGCGCGCGCAGATGCGGCAGTCCCGCCTCCAGGTCGATGGTGGCGTCCGCGTCGGTGTACGGACCCGACGTGTCGTAGACGTCGAGGTGTTCACCGTTGGTGAGGTGCACACGGCGCACCGGCACCCGGACGTCGTCGCCCGACGGCAGGTAGTGCTTGGTGCTGCCCTCGATCGGCCCAGTGGTGACGGACGTGGCTGTAGATACAGTTTTGCTCATCGATGATGCTCCCTACGCCGGCATTACCCGGACAGGTTCGACGGTCGACGGCCCTAGCCGTCCTCTCAGCCCGCTGGTGCGAGCCCCCGTGGATGTGTAGTTGTCCCGGAGACTGTAACCGAGATCTCTGCGGGCACACATTCGGGGGAAACTTGGACAGCGCTTCCGACCATCGGTATAAAGGGTGATGAACATCACATTTCGATTACGACACATACCCCCAGGAGATAGCCATGCTGACGGACGCGCAGGTTGTGGACGTGATCGACAATGCCGATCAGAACCGGTTCGAACTCCGGCTGAGCGGTGATCTGGTCGGGATTCTCGGGTATTTCGACCTCGCGGAGACGCCGCCCGGAGCGGGGGCGGCCGCAGCCCGGCCGCCGGGTTCGAAGGGTAAGGGGCGGCAGGCGCCGGTGGTCTCGTTCATGCACACGGTGATCGTGGAGGATTTCGGTCACCGTGGGCTGGCCGCGCTCATGGTGGGCCGCTCGCTCGATCTCGCCCGGGGGTACGGATGGAAGATTCGGCCCGTGTGCACGTACGTGCAGCGCTTCGTGTCGGCGCATCCCGAATACCGCGACCTCATCGTCCCGGTGGAGCGCTGACCGTGCGCGCGCCGTGAAGCGGCAACCCGACTACAACGAAACGGTTCCGGGACCGGCGATTCGGCTGATGACGACGTCATCTTGCTGATTCCATGAGTGGCATGAATCACATTTCGAACGGTTCCGCGTCGCCGAGTTACGTCGCGGCCACCGACGCCCGCGTGCTCGACAACCCCGCCCACGAACGATTCGATCTGTGGCTGGGTGACGAGTTGGTCGGCATTCTCGGCTACCGGGACGGCGACGACATCCCCGGTTGCACGTCCGAACCGGGCGAGGTGGTCGCGTTCATGCATACCGTCGTCAAAGAAGATTTCGGTGGCCGCGGGCTGGCCGCGATCTTAGTGGCCGAGGCTCTGGGCTGGGCGCGCAATCGTGGCTGGAGAGTGCGTCCCATCTGCACATACGTCCAGCGCTACCTGGCATCGAATCCGGAGCATCTGGACATTCTGGCGGTCGAGTAGAACTTCTGTGAGAGCACTGCTCTTGATTTCTGCGACGTCGCTGTGAATACTGCTCTGTATAGAGAGCAGTGCTCACATTCGAAGGAGTCGTCATGACCGTGTCGGATAGGATCGGAAATCGGACCTCCGGAGTGTTGTTTGCGCTCACCGGTGTCCTGTTCGTCGTCTACCCCGCGGTGCGCCCCTATGCCCCGAACGGGGCCCCGGACGGCCCCGCCGAGTTCGCCTCCCCGTGGTGGCTCGTCGCGCACCTCTCCGCCGTCGGTGGGTTCATCGCGTTCGGGCTTGCGCTCGTCGCGCTCGGCAGCATCCTGAAGCGGACACCCGGCGCGCGGGCCGCGATGGTCGCTGTTGTCGCGTCGTGGGTCGGGATCGGGCTGACGCTGCCGTACTACGGGGCGGAGACGTTCGCGCTGCACGCCCTCGGCGGCAGCGGACTGGACGAGGACGCAGTCGCCACCCTCGCCGAGAGCGTGCGAATGGGCTCGGCGCAGGCGATTCTCTTCGCGGCAGGACTGCTACTTCTCGCGGTCGGCGCGGTCGCGGCAGC
It includes:
- the thiD gene encoding bifunctional hydroxymethylpyrimidine kinase/phosphomethylpyrimidine kinase, producing MKLLPLTPDGQTPVRVLTIAGTDSGGGAGIQADSRTMALCGVHACVAVAAVTVQNSVGVSGFHEIPPETVAAQVRCVVDDIGVGAAKTGMLASTAIIEAVAAVCTEVGIGRDQPVPLVVDPVCASMHGDPLLHAEALDAVRNTLIPIATVVTPNLDEIRLITGIDVVDDATARRAAEALHALGAQWSIVKGGHLRTSASSTDLLFDGDTFLEFSSPRIDTGNDHGGGDTLAAAIASALAHGWSVPDAVAFGKEWVTKCLEASYDLGAGHGPVSPLWRLRRS
- a CDS encoding M20/M25/M40 family metallo-hydrolase, whose protein sequence is MRLRGVFTVGVAGALVLAGCSSTSEPDAPPLDADALAASVTESGVVAHLQQLQTIADDNNGNRAAGTAGYDASVDYVAQVLEDKGFDVQTPEFEFHRFDVGAEALRSSGGDFEVRALSYSPSTGPQGITARLVPAPKDESPGCEVTDYDGLDVTGAIVLVNRGVCPFAAKQQIAAERGAAGVIVVNNADGPMSGGTLGNPDAGKVPTGGVSKADGAALEQAGGDVTLTLDTTTESSTARNVIAQTKTGSTDDVVMVGAHLDSVPEGPGINDNGTGVASILETAGQLGGSPDVDNAVRFAFWGAEELGLLGSEAYVNGLSDEQRNDIALYLNFDMLGSENAGYLAYDGDNSDNVGEGPGPEGSAGIERTFVEYLQRNGVAADGTDFDGRSDYGPFIEHQIPSGGVFSGADETKTPEQAQKWGGTPGVTYDENYHSATDTLENVNRAALAKNAAAVAYAVGVYAESLAGPNGVPAGADREKARAAE
- a CDS encoding adenylate/guanylate cyclase domain-containing protein; translated protein: MSDDPADENAAEFDAAPTPKRGDKILGWVGSVNRQPQLIEGLRKVRRAMPGDPAFGDPLSTAGPGSARAIARVADRFLDHQPGASREMSLGALQVWQALLERTGRGRGTREVTIVFTDLVGFSTWSLPAGDSATLALLRGVARAVETPIVDRGGHVVKRLGDGVMAVFSSPDRAIDAVFAAQEALAGVEVDGYHPRMRVGIHTGVPRQIGGDWLGVDVTIAARMMELGGDGNVMASSATLSSLQPGTLEELGVGVKPWRRAFFAPAPSGVPSDLGIWRLRLRRP
- the thiC gene encoding phosphomethylpyrimidine synthase ThiC, which encodes MSKTVSTATSVTTGPIEGSTKHYLPSGDDVRVPVRRVHLTNGEHLDVYDTSGPYTDADATIDLEAGLPHLRAPWIADREGTQVDAARAGTVTPEMRYCAAREGVSPETVRAEVAAGRAVIPANRRHPELEPMVIGKAFAVKINANIGNSAVTSSIAEEVEKMVWATRWGADTIMDLSTGKNIHETREWILRNSPVPVGTVPIYQALEKVNGDPTALTWEMYRDTVIEQCEQGVDYMTVHAGVLLRYIPLTAKRVTGIVSRGGSIMAAWCLAHHRESFLYTHFDELCEILHRYDVTFSLGDGLRPGSIADANDDAQFAELRTLGELTKIAKSHGVQVMIEGPGHVPMHKIVENVRLEEELCEEAPFYTLGPLATDIAPAYDHITSAIGAAMIAQAGTAMLCYVTPKEHLGLPNRDDVKIGVITYKIAAHAADLAKQHPRAQERDDALSKARFEFRWHDQFALSLDPDTAREFHDETLPAEPAKSAHFCSMCGPKFCSMRISADVREYAQQHGLDTIEAIEAGMAEKSSEFVDAGGRVYLPVESVTSENR
- a CDS encoding ABC transporter permease — its product is MAVLNAERIKITSTRSPWWCTVIIIVLGLGLAAVIGLSAKASINSFNNQIADGKKPDFDPFLPQMADAVGGVSGFGVLVLMILAALAVTSEYRFGVIRTTFQAIPNRASVLIAKAGLIGAFGAVLTFVLTFGAYAIAKATAGDEAGAALTLSGDDAWRSIYGVPIYAFLCVVLAVGVGTLLRQSAGAIALLLLWPLLIESLFNLFGSFGTKVMPFLPFLNANNFLGAQQGVDFYWGPWGSLVYFAVFVFVIFGAGLVVVNKRDA
- the thiS gene encoding sulfur carrier protein ThiS — its product is MSEQQVVVPIGISVNGEDHEFTEPLTVAGLLEALNLPSKGIAVAVNGAVFPRARWDELVVRGWEIEILTAVQGG
- the thiO gene encoding glycine oxidase ThiO — translated: MARSVSVVGGGVIGLSIAWRAARNGWSVRLYDPSIGSGASWVAGGMLAPLSEGWPGEESVLELGSASLDRWPEFGKELEAGAGVDLFTSESSLTVALDGADAEDLRTIAEWVGAQGRDLQILNRAEVRALEPMLGRGVRLGLLAVDELAVDNRLLLQALRRCAVDAGAELIGEAVQSIDRLETDQIVVTAGIASPALWPGLPVRPVKGEILRLRARPGVTPAPGRTIRGSVHGRPAYLVPRADGIVVGATQYESGNDTQVTVAGVRDLIADAEALMPAIGEYELREASAGLRPMTPDNLPLIGRVSDRVVVATGHGRNGILLTPVTADATVALLEGSALVEAKAADPERFEKVAR
- a CDS encoding GNAT family N-acetyltransferase; this encodes MLTDAQVVDVIDNADQNRFELRLSGDLVGILGYFDLAETPPGAGAAAARPPGSKGKGRQAPVVSFMHTVIVEDFGHRGLAALMVGRSLDLARGYGWKIRPVCTYVQRFVSAHPEYRDLIVPVER
- a CDS encoding GNAT family N-acetyltransferase, translated to MNHISNGSASPSYVAATDARVLDNPAHERFDLWLGDELVGILGYRDGDDIPGCTSEPGEVVAFMHTVVKEDFGGRGLAAILVAEALGWARNRGWRVRPICTYVQRYLASNPEHLDILAVE
- a CDS encoding ABC transporter ATP-binding protein, which encodes MIEVRGLTKTFGATKAVDNLTFTVKPGMVTGFLGPNGAGKSTTMRMILGLDRPTAGSALIDGKPYSDLVQPLRTVGALLDAKWVHPNRSARAHLQWMAASNSLPKSRVDEVLHLVGLTEVAGKKAGGFSLGMSQRLGLAATLLGDPKVLLFDEPVNGLDPEGIVWIRKFMQRLAAEGRTVLVSSHLLSEMALTAEHLVVIGRGRLIADTTVSEFVSKSSESTVRVRSPQLDALRSALTSTGLTVREDGSDGQQALVVVDSSTDAVGAIAGAQGIVLHELASQRGSLEDAFMKLTGDDVQYHAEGVEDVMRGAL
- a CDS encoding thiazole synthase; its protein translation is MADATVGLQKGLTIAGRTFGSRLIMGTGGAANLTVLEEALVASGTELTTVAMRRVDAVGGTGVLDLLRRLDIAPLPNTAGCRGAAEAVLTAQLAREALETDWVKLEVIADERTLMPDAIELVSAAEQLVDDGFVVLPYTTDDPVLARRLEDVGCVAVMPLGSPIGTGLGIANPHNIQMIVEGAGVPVVLDAGIGTASDATLAMELGCDAVLLATAVTRAKDPALMASAMREAVVAGYEARHAGRIPKRFWAQASS